In Candidatus Vicinibacter proximus, the following are encoded in one genomic region:
- a CDS encoding DPP IV N-terminal domain-containing protein, with protein MNEIFQEKKFKEAEIQGLKFLTDGFSYARLWNNKIIRFNIADGVPLDTIFNGDEILDARIKDRVSDCIFSDDEQKIILICAKELIYRHSFKSEVWVYDLNTKKISRVNPKSKIKYPSFNSSGDKVAFVLENDIYYQHLSTGNIIRVTHDGRINQIINGSSDWVYEEEFMLTKAYEWSPKGDQILYLKFDESKVEEFSTLLYKEDLYPRVQTFKYPKVGCRISLVTAWNYQLKGNKTNSLNFSHLIKGDYYLPRIQWLPDNQNVCLAFLNRAQNQISYLIGNAGNGSSRLLLNKKSTNYILLGDPLVFSPDLQYFLFRDNCDGYHHLYKYNLDGKVISQLTSGVNEVTSVLYTNFLSSEVYCQRSENLGIDRKIYKVNLNNAESECLTPKPGYHEAFIDKKGRYILVSNSEFNKPPEFWVLDSLGAFVAKLERNEKLLNIMKEYNLSMVEHQVISNRNGDSLNSIMIKPLDFSPNKKYPVLMYVYGAPGKQEVLNKWNSFRYYWWFQFLAQNGYIIFLVDNRGTPGRGDLFLKLTHRQLGRLELEDQVDAALFLRTKTYVDTARIGIFGWSYGGFMSSLGIFKYGNIFRAAVAGAPVSNWRWYDCVYAERYMGSEVENKQAYLDCSLVNLTYGLKGSFLLIHGLADDNVHFQHSAELMNSLIINNKQFDSALYPNSKHSIANEMSAYHLFTKITQFIYEKI; from the coding sequence TTGAATGAAATTTTTCAAGAAAAAAAATTCAAGGAAGCTGAAATTCAAGGTTTAAAATTTTTGACGGACGGATTTTCTTATGCTCGTTTATGGAATAATAAAATTATCAGATTTAACATTGCAGATGGAGTTCCTTTGGATACAATTTTTAATGGAGATGAAATTTTGGATGCAAGAATTAAAGATAGGGTTTCAGATTGCATATTCTCTGACGATGAACAGAAGATAATATTGATTTGTGCTAAAGAACTAATTTACAGACATTCCTTTAAGTCTGAAGTATGGGTTTACGATTTAAATACAAAGAAAATTTCCAGAGTTAATCCAAAGTCAAAAATCAAATATCCATCATTTAATTCATCAGGAGACAAAGTCGCATTTGTTCTGGAAAACGATATTTATTATCAACACTTATCTACTGGAAATATAATAAGGGTAACGCATGATGGGCGCATTAATCAAATTATTAATGGATCCTCTGATTGGGTTTATGAAGAGGAATTTATGCTTACAAAAGCTTACGAGTGGTCTCCTAAAGGAGATCAAATTCTCTATTTAAAATTTGATGAGTCTAAGGTTGAGGAGTTTTCTACATTATTATACAAAGAAGATCTTTATCCTCGTGTCCAAACGTTTAAATATCCAAAAGTCGGTTGTCGAATTTCTCTGGTAACAGCTTGGAACTATCAGCTAAAAGGAAATAAAACCAATTCGTTAAATTTTAGTCATTTGATAAAGGGCGATTATTATTTACCGCGCATACAATGGTTACCCGACAATCAGAATGTTTGTCTTGCATTTTTGAACCGGGCTCAAAATCAAATTAGCTATTTGATTGGTAATGCTGGGAATGGCTCTTCTCGGTTATTGCTGAATAAGAAAAGCACTAATTATATTCTGCTTGGTGATCCGTTAGTATTTAGTCCGGATTTGCAGTATTTTTTATTCAGGGATAATTGCGATGGTTATCATCATTTATATAAGTATAATTTGGATGGTAAAGTAATAAGTCAATTGACTTCAGGTGTCAACGAAGTGACAAGTGTTTTATACACAAATTTTTTGTCAAGTGAAGTTTATTGTCAAAGATCTGAGAATTTGGGAATTGACAGAAAAATTTATAAAGTTAATTTGAATAATGCGGAATCTGAATGTCTGACCCCTAAGCCTGGATATCATGAAGCATTTATAGATAAGAAGGGTAGATATATATTGGTATCTAATTCCGAATTTAATAAGCCACCTGAATTTTGGGTATTGGATTCTCTTGGGGCTTTTGTTGCAAAGCTGGAAAGAAATGAAAAGTTACTCAACATCATGAAGGAATATAATCTTTCCATGGTAGAGCATCAAGTCATATCCAATAGAAATGGGGACTCACTTAATTCTATTATGATTAAACCATTGGATTTTTCTCCGAATAAAAAGTATCCCGTTTTAATGTATGTTTATGGAGCTCCAGGTAAACAGGAAGTGTTGAATAAGTGGAATTCGTTTAGGTATTATTGGTGGTTTCAATTTCTTGCACAGAATGGATATATTATCTTTTTAGTGGATAATCGGGGCACTCCGGGGCGAGGAGATTTGTTTTTGAAATTGACCCATCGACAACTAGGTAGGTTGGAATTGGAAGATCAGGTTGATGCAGCTTTGTTCTTGAGAACGAAAACCTATGTCGACACTGCCAGAATTGGTATCTTTGGCTGGAGTTATGGTGGGTTTATGTCTTCATTAGGTATTTTTAAATACGGTAATATTTTTCGAGCTGCTGTCGCAGGGGCTCCGGTTAGTAATTGGAGGTGGTATGATTGTGTTTATGCTGAAAGGTATATGGGTTCAGAAGTAGAAAATAAGCAGGCTTATTTGGATTGTTCACTGGTTAATTTAACCTATGGTTTAAAAGGATCTTTTTTATTGATTCATGGATTGGCAGATGACAACGTGCATTTTCAACATTCAGCTGAATTAATGAATTCTTTAATTATAAATAATAAGCAGTTTGATTCAGCTTTGTATCCAAACAGTAAACATTCTATAGCAAATGAAATGTCAGCTTATCATTTGTTTACCAAAATTACACAGTTTATTTATGAGAAAATTTAG
- the bcp gene encoding thioredoxin-dependent thiol peroxidase: MDLYLPTFTIEKGSKVPDFKLKKQDGTWIHLNQIQSQWVVLFFYPQDNTPTCTKEACNLKENFSILKEKGVFILGVSPDDEKSHQKFINKYELPYDLVVDEHHKLASFLGIWGQKKFMGKVYDGIHRVTLILNSKHELHDYIYPVKAGEHTNQIIHSILS; the protein is encoded by the coding sequence ATGGATCTATACCTACCCACTTTTACCATTGAAAAGGGATCGAAAGTTCCTGATTTTAAGTTAAAAAAACAAGATGGGACCTGGATACACCTTAATCAAATCCAAAGTCAATGGGTAGTATTGTTTTTTTATCCACAAGACAATACCCCAACTTGTACAAAGGAAGCATGTAATCTTAAAGAGAATTTTAGCATTCTGAAAGAGAAGGGGGTTTTTATTCTGGGGGTTAGTCCGGATGATGAAAAAAGTCACCAGAAATTTATAAATAAATATGAATTACCTTATGACCTGGTTGTGGATGAACATCATAAATTGGCCTCTTTTCTAGGTATTTGGGGACAAAAAAAATTTATGGGTAAAGTTTATGATGGAATTCATAGGGTAACTTTAATTTTAAATAGCAAGCATGAACTGCACGATTATATTTATCCTGTAAAGGCAGGAGAACACACAAACCAAATCATCCATTCTATATTGTCATGA
- a CDS encoding NADP-dependent malic enzyme → MDIFQSALELHQKLRGKLSVENRFDVCTKEDLSLVYSPGVAAPCEAIHADPAKVYDYTIKGNTVAIVSDGSAVLGLGNIGAHAAIPVMEGKAMLFKRFAGINGFPICIQTQDTEEIISIVKNISPVFGGINLEDISSPRCFEVEKRLQDIGIPVFHDDQHGTAIVVLAAIMNYCRLTSRKMEDLSIVINGAGAAGIAISRYLGRKDPHTPNQKIAKEIIVCDSTGVLAPSRSDLNEFKIELLSYTNPRAIEGTVHDAIKGADVFIGVSKAGLLYREDIQTMAKDPLILALANPVPEILPEEAYAGGALVVGTGRSDFPNQVNNVLAFPGIFLGAMRARAPRINLAMKFAAAEAIASGIQNVTRDQLIPPVMDESIAHRVADAVSNIWINRAH, encoded by the coding sequence ATGGATATCTTTCAAAGTGCTTTAGAACTCCATCAGAAATTAAGAGGAAAACTTTCTGTGGAAAATAGATTTGATGTTTGTACCAAAGAAGATCTGTCTCTAGTGTATTCGCCTGGCGTAGCAGCGCCCTGTGAGGCTATACATGCAGATCCTGCTAAAGTATATGACTACACCATAAAAGGAAATACTGTGGCAATCGTTTCAGATGGTTCAGCAGTTTTGGGTTTGGGAAATATTGGGGCACATGCAGCAATTCCTGTCATGGAAGGAAAAGCAATGTTGTTTAAGAGATTTGCTGGCATTAATGGTTTTCCAATTTGTATTCAAACCCAGGACACGGAGGAGATCATATCTATTGTAAAAAATATATCTCCGGTTTTTGGAGGAATCAACCTTGAAGATATTTCTTCCCCCAGATGTTTTGAAGTAGAAAAAAGATTACAGGATATAGGAATACCTGTTTTTCATGATGATCAACATGGCACAGCTATAGTGGTTCTTGCAGCAATTATGAACTACTGTAGACTTACATCCAGAAAAATGGAAGACTTAAGTATAGTAATCAATGGTGCCGGCGCTGCTGGCATTGCCATAAGCAGATACCTCGGCAGGAAAGATCCCCATACACCCAACCAAAAAATTGCGAAAGAAATAATTGTGTGTGATTCGACAGGAGTTTTGGCTCCATCCAGGTCGGATTTGAATGAATTTAAAATTGAATTATTGTCCTATACTAACCCGAGAGCAATTGAAGGAACCGTGCATGACGCCATTAAAGGAGCAGATGTATTTATAGGAGTAAGCAAAGCCGGATTATTGTATCGTGAAGATATCCAAACTATGGCAAAAGATCCATTGATTCTTGCATTGGCCAATCCTGTTCCTGAGATTTTACCGGAAGAAGCATATGCAGGCGGAGCTTTGGTTGTGGGTACAGGAAGATCTGATTTTCCTAATCAGGTGAATAATGTATTGGCTTTTCCTGGTATCTTTTTGGGTGCGATGAGGGCCAGAGCGCCAAGAATTAATTTAGCCATGAAATTTGCTGCAGCAGAGGCCATTGCAAGCGGCATTCAAAATGTCACAAGAGATCAGCTGATTCCACCTGTAATGGATGAATCCATAGCACATCGAGTGGCCGATGCAGTAAGCAATATTTGGATTAACCGTGCACATTAA
- a CDS encoding aldehyde dehydrogenase family protein has protein sequence MSEVLSSDSTIKFRLDSFEILKKSFHANQNPSLKERKDGLVRLKNNIINFKKEILSAFELDFKKPAFEVEASEILVCIREINLTLKNINYWAQDKPMDTDILLVGTHNYIKFEPKGVVLIISPWNYPLLLAVLPLISAYAAGNKIVLKPSEFSPNVSQVIQKIIALSFKAEEVVCFLGGADLGSELVSMPFNHIFFTGSKKVARKILSLTAHNLTPVTLELGGKSPAIVDVNYDMGLAVERIAHAKILNAGQTCIAPDFVWIHRSKVQEFVVLWQLKLKEWFGSNMTDHPNYCGLIHENHFNRILAIVDASISEGAELAEEMEINSNFLKIKPTLLLNSKLNHTSMQDEIFGPLLPIIAYDDLESEIHLLQSMDRPLSLYIFSNTKSLVKNLLNNLRSGGVTWNNCLVNFCASNLPFGGDHQSGKGFTHGYYGFLEFSHQRAIAKQGILPSTLKLFYPPYTTLKKKLLNRLIKYFS, from the coding sequence ATGTCAGAGGTACTTTCAAGCGACTCAACCATAAAATTTAGGCTTGACAGTTTTGAAATATTAAAAAAATCTTTTCACGCCAATCAAAATCCATCATTAAAGGAAAGAAAGGATGGTCTTGTAAGATTAAAAAATAATATAATTAATTTTAAGAAGGAGATTCTTTCGGCATTCGAATTGGATTTTAAAAAACCTGCATTTGAGGTGGAGGCCTCCGAAATTCTAGTCTGTATAAGAGAAATAAATTTAACCCTCAAAAACATAAATTACTGGGCCCAGGACAAACCTATGGATACCGATATATTATTGGTAGGTACTCATAATTATATAAAATTTGAACCGAAGGGTGTGGTTTTGATTATTTCACCCTGGAATTACCCACTTCTGTTAGCAGTTTTACCTTTGATTTCTGCATATGCTGCTGGGAATAAAATTGTTCTCAAACCCTCTGAGTTTTCACCCAATGTTTCTCAAGTTATCCAAAAAATTATTGCACTCAGTTTTAAGGCTGAAGAAGTGGTTTGTTTTTTGGGTGGCGCTGACCTCGGAAGTGAGTTGGTGTCAATGCCATTCAATCACATTTTTTTTACGGGATCCAAAAAGGTGGCACGAAAAATTTTGAGTTTAACTGCCCACAATTTGACCCCGGTTACCCTGGAATTAGGAGGGAAAAGTCCGGCAATCGTGGATGTGAATTATGATATGGGATTAGCGGTCGAGAGAATTGCACATGCCAAAATATTAAATGCGGGTCAGACATGTATCGCACCTGATTTTGTATGGATCCACCGAAGTAAAGTGCAAGAATTTGTTGTGCTTTGGCAGCTCAAACTTAAAGAATGGTTCGGGAGCAATATGACAGATCACCCGAATTATTGTGGATTGATTCATGAAAATCATTTTAATAGAATTTTAGCAATCGTTGACGCAAGTATTTCTGAAGGTGCTGAACTTGCAGAAGAAATGGAGATAAATTCTAATTTTTTAAAGATTAAACCGACCTTGTTATTGAATTCTAAGTTAAATCATACCTCCATGCAGGATGAGATTTTTGGCCCACTCCTCCCAATTATTGCTTATGATGATTTGGAGTCAGAAATACATTTACTTCAATCGATGGATCGGCCGCTAAGCTTGTATATATTCAGTAACACTAAATCCCTGGTAAAAAATTTATTAAATAACCTCAGGTCGGGAGGGGTTACATGGAACAATTGTCTGGTGAATTTTTGCGCATCAAATTTACCGTTTGGAGGAGATCATCAAAGTGGAAAGGGCTTTACGCATGGTTATTATGGATTTTTAGAATTTTCCCACCAAAGAGCGATTGCTAAACAAGGAATTTTACCCTCAACACTTAAATTATTTTACCCGCCCTATACAACGCTTAAGAAAAAATTGTTGAATAGACTGATAAAATATTTTTCTTGA
- a CDS encoding acylphosphatase, translating to MSIKIYGKVQGVNFRRYTNSLALELDLKGWVQNITDGTVEVHVEGNDAGLNVLIEKLKIGPVHSHVEKLELSLVDSIGCQEFIIKR from the coding sequence ATGAGCATAAAAATATATGGAAAAGTACAGGGAGTCAATTTTAGGCGGTATACTAATTCCCTGGCACTAGAATTGGATTTGAAGGGCTGGGTTCAAAATATTACCGATGGTACTGTAGAGGTGCATGTCGAAGGCAATGATGCCGGGCTTAATGTTTTGATTGAAAAGTTAAAGATTGGTCCGGTTCATAGTCATGTGGAAAAATTGGAATTATCTTTGGTAGATAGTATTGGATGTCAAGAATTTATAATAAAAAGATAG